One segment of Paenibacillus rhizovicinus DNA contains the following:
- a CDS encoding Gfo/Idh/MocA family protein has product MKTFRIGLIGLGGMAQAHIRWLAEAGERFSLIAISDVNPHALAAIGEKHDIAEAKRYADFAQLIADPDVDAVVSATPNNVHAAIVRACLEAGKPFMAEKPFTRDFEEAVPLLALYERQPVPAMIGFTYRYTPAFRYARELVRNGRIGAVRSFSSQYLQGWGAAMYNGPFVWRFDKEITGTGTLGDLGSHMIDLARFLFGEFEELSAQMKTIIPERPDPRTGEMIRVEVDDFVSFQASMAGGIMGVFQSSRNAVGAGNQHEITIYGDNGTIHASTLDSDHLMLIREDEEGGLSRSTVEVPDRCKVTQYSDFLAMLDGTPTDGLPGVMDGYRNQAVMEAIVRASETHSVVKV; this is encoded by the coding sequence ATGAAAACATTCCGAATCGGATTAATCGGTCTGGGCGGCATGGCCCAGGCGCATATCAGATGGCTTGCGGAGGCAGGCGAACGATTCAGCCTCATCGCGATCAGCGACGTCAATCCGCATGCGTTAGCTGCCATCGGAGAGAAGCACGATATCGCGGAGGCCAAGCGCTACGCGGACTTCGCGCAGTTAATCGCGGATCCCGACGTAGACGCCGTCGTATCGGCAACGCCGAACAACGTGCACGCGGCGATCGTCCGGGCTTGCCTCGAAGCGGGCAAGCCCTTCATGGCGGAGAAGCCGTTCACCCGCGACTTCGAGGAGGCGGTCCCGCTGCTCGCCCTCTACGAGCGTCAGCCGGTCCCGGCGATGATCGGCTTCACCTACCGGTATACGCCGGCGTTCCGCTACGCGCGCGAGCTGGTGCGGAACGGACGGATCGGCGCGGTGCGCAGCTTCTCCAGCCAATATTTGCAGGGCTGGGGCGCCGCGATGTACAACGGCCCGTTCGTATGGCGGTTTGACAAAGAAATTACGGGCACGGGAACGCTGGGCGACCTGGGCTCGCACATGATCGATTTGGCACGCTTCCTCTTCGGGGAGTTCGAGGAGCTGTCCGCGCAGATGAAGACGATCATCCCGGAGCGTCCGGACCCGCGGACCGGCGAAATGATCCGCGTCGAGGTCGACGATTTCGTCAGCTTCCAAGCGAGCATGGCCGGCGGCATCATGGGCGTCTTCCAGTCGTCGCGCAACGCCGTCGGCGCGGGCAATCAGCATGAAATAACCATTTACGGCGATAACGGCACGATCCATGCCTCGACATTGGATTCCGATCATCTAATGCTGATTCGAGAAGATGAAGAGGGCGGGCTGTCGCGGTCGACGGTCGAGGTGCCCGATCGCTGCAAGGTAACGCAGTACTCGGACTTTCTGGCGATGCTGGACGGCACGCCGACGGACGGACTTCCCGGCGTCATGGACGGTTACCGCAATCAAGCGGTGATGGAGGCGATTGTCCGGGCGAGCGAGACGCACAGCGTAGTGAAGGTGTAA